A genomic region of Helicoverpa zea isolate HzStark_Cry1AcR chromosome 8, ilHelZeax1.1, whole genome shotgun sequence contains the following coding sequences:
- the LOC124632674 gene encoding uncharacterized protein LOC124632674 isoform X1 codes for MAKIIVCLVLFVVVAGHKHHPKFPKTTEDYIIPMPRKVACSGDNERERGNIIEQSKCGEPKEVFEYLKVRAAHEQISPRAVWVKRCVGLCEYENEGTCVATETAIRHIPIRIYNAKTNKETCATYPIVEHVSCGCCSLSPEECAAPRVYNPRKCSCQCPNMEERRNCLKKRNQNMRWNRSKCACEQRRRA; via the exons ATGGCAAAAATTATCGTTTGTTTAGTGTTGTTTGTTGTGGTCGCTGGACACAAGCACCACCCCAAGTTCCCCAAAACTACTGAGGATTATATCATACCGATGCCGAGGAAAG TGGCATGCTCTGGTGACAATGAACGTGAACGTGGAAACATTATTGAACAGTCCAAATGCGGAGAACCTAAAGAGGTCTTCGAATACCTGAAAGTCAGAGCTGCGCATGAGCAG ATCAGCCCGCGCGCCGTGTGGGTCAAGCGCTGCGTCGGCCTCTGCGAGTACGAGAACGAGGGCACCTGCGTGGCCACCGAGACCGCCATCCGACACATTCCC ATCCGAATATACAACGCGAAGACGAACAAGGAGACGTGCGCGACGTACCCCATCGTGGAGCACGTGTCGTGCGGCTGCTGCTCGCTGTCGCCCGAGGAGTGCGCGGCCCCGAGGGTGTACAATCCTCGTAAGTGCTCCTGCCAGTGTCCCAACATGGAAGAGCGCCGCAATTGTCTCAAAAAG CGGAACCAGAATATGAGGTGGAATCGGTCTAAATGCGCGTGCGAGCAGCGAAGGAGGGCGTAG
- the LOC124632674 gene encoding uncharacterized protein LOC124632674 isoform X2 — translation MAKIIVCLVLFVVVAGHKHHPKFPKTTEDYIIPMPRKVACSGDNERERGNIIEQSKCGEPKEVFEYLKVRAAHEQISPRAVWVKRCVGLCEYENEGTCVATETAIRHIPIRIYNAKTNKETCATYPIVEHVSCGCCSLSPEECAAPRVYNPPEPEYEVESV, via the exons ATGGCAAAAATTATCGTTTGTTTAGTGTTGTTTGTTGTGGTCGCTGGACACAAGCACCACCCCAAGTTCCCCAAAACTACTGAGGATTATATCATACCGATGCCGAGGAAAG TGGCATGCTCTGGTGACAATGAACGTGAACGTGGAAACATTATTGAACAGTCCAAATGCGGAGAACCTAAAGAGGTCTTCGAATACCTGAAAGTCAGAGCTGCGCATGAGCAG ATCAGCCCGCGCGCCGTGTGGGTCAAGCGCTGCGTCGGCCTCTGCGAGTACGAGAACGAGGGCACCTGCGTGGCCACCGAGACCGCCATCCGACACATTCCC ATCCGAATATACAACGCGAAGACGAACAAGGAGACGTGCGCGACGTACCCCATCGTGGAGCACGTGTCGTGCGGCTGCTGCTCGCTGTCGCCCGAGGAGTGCGCGGCCCCGAGGGTGTACAATCCTC CGGAACCAGAATATGAGGTGGAATCGGTCTAA